TCTTCAATTACTCTTCGTTTCATCCTTGGCAACCAAGTCAAATGGTTTGTTGTCATCattattatgatttttctaaGGCCTTGTTTGAACCTTAAAAATCTCTTCATAGGACAAGATGGACTTCACAAAGAGATATGTTCTGGCTAGTTCTAGCCAATTATCCTtatacaacttttttttttttttttttttttctcttcccgTCAATGTTTTGTAAACCTTTTGTTGAACTGCAATATCAATCATCCACATCTATCACGGGTTTAAATTTACCTCATTGAACTTGTTGAGCTTGGTCCCAGACTTAAATGCAAAGGCTGCCTCTTGCCAAGTCCCCCTTAAGACCTCGTCGGGCCTTTCATTATTAGGTAAGCTATTGCATGGAGGGCGATCCACTTGCAAATTTTAAGTAAACTACCTTCTTGAATATGAGATACAACTTAATAATCATTATAACTATATACATTGTGCCCTGACTACATAGGGAGAGATGATCTATTCGTCACTGCTAGCTTATAGGATTATTAATTTGATTGGACTATTAAAATGCCAACTTATTTGGTCCAAAAGACTCTGAGCTggtacaaaaatttcaaaatcaaaaaatGATCACGAATTGAGCTAAGCGTAAACTAAACTAACAAATCAAAATCTAAAGATTCAAATTATTTTTGCTTACTATATGTTTTTTATGCATACAATATGTTTACTAATATTATTTTGACATAATTTGAACTTGTAAttaataatttttctcaaatcttaACTCAAATTTTTGAGATCATGgattattttttgttatatttaaAGCTTACTTTAAACTTAATTTTGAGACTTATTTTTTCAATTATAAGTATATTGTAAGCTAGTCGAACTCAGTTTGAACTGGCTCAAACACAATGGACTAGAAtgggtttgatttttttttttaattattattaatttacaaCAAGTTTCAACTAAACTTAACCAAACTTAACTTGCCCATCAATTGACAACCCTACTAATTAAATATACGATCCATCCATTGTTCATATCTTTCTTTGAGTAAAATCCATGAACTTGTTATGGGATTGAACTCGAGTGTAACATAATGGgcacgtaaaaaaaaaaaaaaaagatttcaaAGAAATGGACTTGGAGCCAAATTAATTCATTATAAAGAAATCTTCACTTTGGTGCCCACTTGCCATTTTCTAAAATAGCCTTACACAAGATTGACGAGTATTAATCAAATAGTAAACATGAAGATaatgtaatataaaatatattatttaccTAATAGCTGCAACTTTTGTttgggttttattttttaatattataaaatatttttttaataaattaatttcaaTATAAAAGGGAAGCACTATTGGCACTCTAAAAAAATACCTCTAGCACTACATTTTTTCGCACACAATAAAATAAGGCTATAAAATGCAGAAAAACTCTCTTATATTAAAAGTTAGTTGCACAATACCCCATGAACTAAAACAATTATCATATAATCACCTTCCAAGTATTTTTAATACTCTATATCTCCCTTCCCTCTAATTAATGGTTAGAATCTTTAATGAAGTAAACCTTGAGCCTTTAATTCCAAAAATACCCTTATGTTAATACAAATAGACAGCACTTTGTGGGAAgatcattaaaaaaattactagTATTGAGAAAAAATTCCCTAATTTCATGGTACAACCAAGTTAGTAGCACTGATAAGCAGATCTTTTTCTGCGGTCACCTCCCCTCATAATGATCTAATCACAATTGAGGTGGGCATGACTGTTATTCATTAGCGACTacaaagactttttttttttggcgacAAACTTGGCAATGCTTCTCCCACCACCCTTTTCAAAATCACCTTCATCAACAACCAAGATTTCTACCACACCATCTTGATTGACAGTTGTAATGTATCCATCTGCATAAAGTCATTCAAGGGTATCAAAGAATACAACTATGTAGGCTGCATGAGCAACTTGAACTCAATTTGTCCGGAACATAATATACCCATCTGCATAAAAAAGTCCTTCATTGACGAGATAATGAAAATTACGTAAAGATTGTATGTACATAGGCACATTATTGAACTATATAAACCATTGTGTAcgaattttcttttgatttaacCTTAAGACAAGTTATCACAACGTAGACCTTTTCCAATGCTACAATGTGACATCTTTTTATTAGTTGATATGGACATTTAGTTTGAGATATGTTTCATTACTTGATGAAGTGTGTAGGCAAtgacattaattattataatttttatgatgTGCTGTGGAAAATTACACTGCATTTGAACCTTACATTTTGAAAGTTGGAGTCTTGAAAACATATCCTACCTATTTTCGTTATTACTCAAATAGTTAATTACTATGACAATGATTATGCATAGATGCACTGTAATTAATAATGAACAGGTGGGAATTAATAGCTGGTCGAATCCCTGGACGGAAAGTCGAAGAAATAGAGAGATTTTGGATGATGAAGCATGGTGAGGTCTTTGCCCACAAAAGGAAGCTTCATAATATTGCCACCAATAGTTGTTCTAAAAAGGCTAGTAATTCCCATTGTCAGACCTtaatttgttaaccatttctacgCATTCATTTCTTCGTTGTCATTTGTTTTGGACTTTAGAGTATACATGTACAATCTCTCTCTTATGTATGTGAATTTATGAGAAATACTAAGGTTGTGTTCatatgtgaaaaataattttttatctttaattttgtaaatcattgcaaaaatattatcTTATTCATTAGTTTTTCAAACGAATTGATTTAGCGTTTTTCCCAAATCATGTTTCCTAACAGTATTCCAACTACACAGAACCCTAGATTAGGATCCACACCTAGTCGGTCGGTCAAGGATGCCTTTTAATATTCCTTGATGAACCATCTACACTAAATTCACCTAACCAAGGAAAGATCTCAACTCAACCACTTTCTTAATGGTTTTCATTCTTACTTGGTCTACACCTTGGCCTCATCCGTGTGAAGCTTCCCCACCTCCCATTATGTGGCCCAAGAACATCACATCATCACAAGCAAAGCATACTTCTTCTCAACATAGAATTCATTCTCTTTTAGCTCTTCAAGGACTTGTCATAAGTGTTATGTAGGTTTGGGCCTTGCAATACACTACAATATCATCTAAATACATCATAATAGATCTATCCACAAAGGGTTGGAATATCCTATTTGTTGTGAATGATCTCGGAATTTGTGCAGTGGAATTTAAACGCAACAaccaatgaaaaataaatatggaatacATACACGCAGTATATTTGAAAGCAAAATTAACAACGTAAAAattttacgtgattcggcaatACCTACATGCACAAGAGCAATCGGCAAAGGTTTTCACTATGAGAATGTCAAAGAacataat
This window of the Malania oleifera isolate guangnan ecotype guangnan chromosome 6, ASM2987363v1, whole genome shotgun sequence genome carries:
- the LOC131157856 gene encoding MYB-like transcription factor ETC3 isoform X3; its protein translation is MENQRWRKQPKRSKLIKDSRSSEAEVSSVEWQFISMTEQEEDLISRMYKLVGDRWELIAGRIPGRKVEEIERFWMMKHGEVFAHKRKLHNIATNSCSKKASNSHCQTLIC